TTCACTCACCAAACCGCAGGCGGCCTTGTACGCGCAATCCGTACAGACGCTGGCGGAAGCAATCGAAAACACCGGTGGCATCCAGCGCAAGGGCTTGGTGCTCGCGGCGATCATGCGGTTTAAACAAATCTGCAATCATCCCTCGCAATGGCTGGGGGATGGCGGTTACTCGCCGGAAGCCAGCGGCAAGTTTGCGCGGGTGCGGGAACTGGCGGAGGAAATTGCCGCGCGGCAGGAAAAGGCGCTGATCTTCACCCAGTTTCGCGAGATCACCGATCCGCTGGCGGAGTTCCTGGCCGGGGTGTTCGGCCGGCCGGGATTGGTGTTGCACGGGGGCACAGCGGTGGCCCAGCGGCGCAAGTTGGTGGAAGCGTTTCAGCGGGATGACGGGCCGCCGTTTTTTCTCCTGACCGTCAAGGCCGGAGGCGCGGGGTTAAACCTGACCCAGGCGGCGCACGTGATTCATTTTGACCGCTGGTGGAATCCGGCGGTGGAGAACCAGGCCACCGACCGCGCGTTTCGCATTGGCCAGAAACGGAATGTGCTGGTGCATAAATTTGTGTGTCGCGGCACCATCGAGGAGCGGATTGACCAGTTGATCGAGGATAAAAAATCGCTCTCGAACGAATTGCTGGAAGGCGGCGGCGAGCGGATGCTTACCGAGATGAACAATGACGAACTGATGCGCTTTGTTGCGCTTGACTTGCGCCGGGCAACTGAAGCATAAAGACAAAAGCATGAGCTGGTACAGTTTCAGACCCTACGTATCCGTCGCCGCACGCCGCATCAAAGCGCAGCGTGAAATGGCTAAACTCGCAAAAAAAGGCCAAACCATCCGCCCGGTCACCATCGGTGGTCGTACCATTGCCCATAGCTTTTGGGGCAAGTCTTGGTGTGATAACCTGGAATCGTACATGGATTACGAGAATCGGCTGCCGCGTGGCCGCACGTACGTCCGCAATGGTTCCGTGGTGCATCTGGATATTTTCCCTGGCAAAATCGAAGCCATCGTCAGCGGGTCGGAGCTTTATCGCATTAACATCGATATCACTCCGGCGGCGCAAAAGAAGTGGCAAGCCCTGTGCCGGGAATGTGCCGGTGGCATCGGCTCGCTGGTGGAACTGCTGCAAGGCCGATTCTCGGACAGCGTGATGAACGTGATCACCCGCCGGGAGACCGGGCTTTTCCCCTCCCCTCAAGAGATCAAGTTAAAGTGTTCCTGCCCCGACTGGGCCAACATGTGCAAACATGTCGCCGCCGTGTTGTATGGCGTGGGCGCGCGTTTGGATGAAAATCCGGAATTATTGTTTGTGCTGCGCTCGGTAAATCACGCGGACCTGCTTACCCATGCGGCAACCGCCACCGACCTCGCCGCCAAGACCGCCACGGCAGGCGCAGAATTGGCGGAAAGCGAAATTGGAGCCGTATTTGGCATCGAATTGGACACGGAAACCAACTCCGCTCCAGTTCCGACACCTACTGCGGAATCCGTGCCCGCCAAACCGGCCGTGCGCAAGAAGACCAAACCAGCATCCATTCTCCCGGCCAAACTCGGCGGAAAGGCGAAGAAAAAAGCCGCCAAAACCAAACCGGTCAAAAGTAAAAAGACGTTAAAATCCAGGTTCCCATGAACGAGACCAAATGGAGCGTTGCGGTTCAGCCGCTAACGGGCGCCACCGAT
The DNA window shown above is from Verrucomicrobiota bacterium and carries:
- a CDS encoding SWIM zinc finger family protein; this translates as MSWYSFRPYVSVAARRIKAQREMAKLAKKGQTIRPVTIGGRTIAHSFWGKSWCDNLESYMDYENRLPRGRTYVRNGSVVHLDIFPGKIEAIVSGSELYRINIDITPAAQKKWQALCRECAGGIGSLVELLQGRFSDSVMNVITRRETGLFPSPQEIKLKCSCPDWANMCKHVAAVLYGVGARLDENPELLFVLRSVNHADLLTHAATATDLAAKTATAGAELAESEIGAVFGIELDTETNSAPVPTPTAESVPAKPAVRKKTKPASILPAKLGGKAKKKAAKTKPVKSKKTLKSRFP